From the Acidovorax carolinensis genome, one window contains:
- a CDS encoding PP2C family serine/threonine-protein phosphatase → MALSGWRGGWIAAVADGLGSRARSDLGARNACQISRQILRAASSSFNLPTTLPLIHQQWLEAIEPTTPRDAATTLLFGRVTAEGDFHAAQLGDGLLLVRCAGQFRRVTPDRTAYSNQTWALESNHVQDKWSTTFGRLTEPGDGVVLMTDGVADDLEPAQLAEFFDALYQDLSTRNRRRGRRWLQSELSDWATPLHSDDKTLVTIFRTSE, encoded by the coding sequence ATGGCTTTATCTGGCTGGCGGGGCGGCTGGATTGCGGCCGTGGCTGACGGACTGGGATCTCGAGCACGTAGTGATCTGGGGGCACGTAATGCCTGCCAGATTTCCCGACAGATTTTGCGCGCCGCATCGAGCAGCTTCAATCTGCCTACAACGCTGCCATTGATTCATCAGCAATGGCTCGAAGCCATTGAGCCGACAACCCCAAGAGACGCTGCAACAACGCTGTTGTTCGGTCGCGTGACAGCTGAGGGCGATTTCCATGCAGCTCAACTGGGTGACGGTTTGCTGCTTGTGAGATGCGCTGGCCAGTTTCGTCGCGTCACACCAGACCGAACAGCCTATAGCAATCAGACGTGGGCACTTGAGTCCAATCACGTGCAGGACAAATGGAGCACCACATTCGGTCGACTCACCGAGCCAGGTGATGGTGTTGTCCTGATGACAGATGGCGTGGCCGATGATCTCGAGCCAGCCCAACTCGCAGAGTTCTTTGATGCGCTTTATCAAGACCTAAGCACTCGGAATCGTCGCCGAGGCAGACGCTGGCTGCAGTCTGAATTGAGCGACTGGGCGACCCCCTTGCACAGCGACGACAAGACACTGGTGACCATATTTAGGACGTCCGAATGA
- a CDS encoding vWA domain-containing protein gives MGFAKYQEDIVSRNVGDLAMRSIKAPVSSPKTPSPNTKNQPDQRTKKMSSLKKFAVATPRPLPVIVLADTSGSMGENGKIEALNAAMKDMVSTFAKESRLRAEIQVGLITFGGKAQMHLPLAAAHSVAGFAELKAEGVTPMGAAFDLARQLLEDKDRIPSRAYRPVLILLSDGQPTDDWEVPFKALCDSERAQKATRLAMAIGPDADEAMLRDFANDAEAPIFKAHNARDIHRFFRAVTMSVTTRTASQNPDLSTTFVVPPPDDDALDLDFQ, from the coding sequence ATGGGGTTTGCCAAATACCAAGAAGACATTGTGAGCCGAAACGTCGGCGATCTCGCGATGCGTTCCATCAAGGCGCCGGTTTCATCACCCAAGACTCCAAGCCCGAATACGAAAAATCAACCTGATCAAAGGACAAAGAAGATGAGCAGTCTCAAAAAATTCGCTGTCGCCACGCCCCGGCCTCTCCCCGTGATCGTCTTGGCTGACACAAGTGGGAGCATGGGGGAGAACGGCAAGATCGAAGCGCTAAATGCTGCGATGAAGGACATGGTCTCGACTTTCGCCAAGGAAAGTCGTTTGCGCGCCGAGATCCAAGTGGGCTTGATCACCTTCGGCGGCAAGGCTCAGATGCACCTACCGCTGGCTGCGGCACACAGCGTCGCGGGGTTTGCGGAATTGAAGGCCGAAGGGGTGACACCGATGGGTGCTGCATTTGACCTCGCCCGTCAACTGCTGGAGGACAAGGATCGCATCCCCTCTCGAGCCTACCGCCCCGTCTTGATCCTTTTGTCTGATGGGCAGCCGACCGACGACTGGGAGGTTCCCTTCAAGGCTCTCTGCGATTCCGAGCGGGCGCAAAAAGCAACCCGGCTTGCAATGGCAATTGGCCCAGATGCCGACGAAGCCATGCTGAGGGATTTTGCAAACGACGCAGAAGCGCCCATTTTCAAGGCACACAACGCCCGGGACATCCATCGTTTCTTCCGAGCGGTGACCATGAGCGTCACCACTCGCACTGCAAGCCAAAATCCAGACCTCTCAACCACCTTCGTTGTCCCGCCGCCGGATGACGACGCATTGGACCTCGACTTCCAATGA
- a CDS encoding sigma-54 interaction domain-containing protein, with product MSALFAWLGNSDLRASEDASGTDFGPILMALETGVYHRLVLLSDHGLQKTQNFVAWLSGKFTGATEVRYAKLRSPTDFEDIYVAANGAVSATLTSSPELPFTFHVSPGTPAMAAVWVLLAKAKYGASLIESSREHGVRPVVVPFDLAAEFLPVASKAADEALAHLVQGLPPAAPEFGNIIHRCSAMKRVVAMAQRLAQRDLPVLIQGESGTGKELFARAIHASSKRKDAPFVAVNCGAIPLELIDSELFGHEKGAFTGAHTTRAGYFESADGGTLFLDEIGELPLQSQVRLLRVLQEHEVTRLGASKSRKIDVRIVAATNRVLPEEVRAGRFREDVFHRIAVGILALPPLRAREGDLNLLVDALLAQINREATSQPGFKHKTLSVSARNLLLRHAWPGNVRELHNALLRASIWAPGEEIAAKDIDEVLSLTSTGTDDAILGASLGEGFSLPDLMADVARHYLDRAMEQSRGNKTEAAKLLDLGSYQTLTNWLLKYQPKKAGTDGA from the coding sequence ATGTCCGCACTTTTTGCCTGGCTTGGTAATTCAGACCTCCGCGCCTCGGAGGATGCGTCGGGCACAGACTTCGGTCCCATCTTGATGGCGCTGGAGACCGGGGTGTATCACCGTCTAGTGCTCCTGTCAGATCACGGGCTGCAGAAAACGCAGAACTTCGTGGCGTGGCTGAGCGGCAAATTCACGGGGGCTACAGAGGTGCGGTACGCAAAACTGCGAAGCCCCACTGATTTCGAAGATATATACGTTGCAGCCAACGGAGCGGTGTCCGCGACGCTCACTTCTTCTCCTGAACTGCCGTTCACTTTTCACGTGAGCCCTGGCACCCCTGCCATGGCTGCTGTCTGGGTGCTGTTGGCGAAAGCCAAGTACGGGGCCAGTCTCATCGAATCCTCTCGTGAACACGGCGTGCGTCCTGTCGTTGTTCCATTCGACCTGGCTGCTGAGTTTCTTCCTGTTGCAAGCAAGGCGGCTGACGAGGCGCTGGCGCACCTTGTGCAGGGGTTGCCGCCTGCTGCGCCGGAGTTCGGCAACATCATCCATCGCTGCAGTGCAATGAAGCGCGTAGTCGCGATGGCGCAGAGATTGGCCCAACGGGATCTGCCCGTATTGATCCAAGGGGAGTCCGGGACCGGCAAGGAACTCTTCGCACGTGCGATCCACGCTTCCAGCAAGCGAAAAGATGCGCCCTTTGTCGCGGTCAACTGCGGGGCCATCCCTCTCGAGTTGATCGATTCCGAACTGTTTGGTCATGAGAAGGGCGCGTTCACCGGTGCCCATACAACCCGTGCTGGCTACTTTGAGTCGGCCGATGGCGGAACGCTTTTTTTGGACGAAATCGGTGAACTGCCCCTGCAGTCACAGGTTCGACTTCTGCGCGTACTCCAGGAGCATGAAGTGACGCGCCTGGGGGCCAGTAAGTCCCGAAAAATCGATGTGCGCATAGTCGCCGCTACCAACCGGGTTCTTCCGGAAGAAGTTCGGGCGGGGCGATTCAGAGAGGATGTGTTTCATCGAATCGCTGTTGGCATCTTGGCATTGCCTCCCCTGCGCGCTCGCGAAGGGGACCTCAATCTATTGGTCGACGCTTTGCTGGCGCAGATCAACCGCGAAGCAACTTCACAGCCGGGCTTCAAACATAAGACCTTGTCTGTTAGTGCAAGAAATCTTCTTCTTCGTCACGCCTGGCCGGGCAATGTGAGGGAGCTGCACAACGCGCTTTTGAGGGCATCCATCTGGGCGCCAGGAGAGGAAATAGCAGCCAAGGATATCGATGAGGTTCTCTCGCTCACATCCACCGGCACAGACGATGCCATTCTTGGAGCGTCACTTGGCGAGGGGTTCTCACTGCCTGATCTGATGGCAGATGTGGCTCGACACTACCTGGATAGAGCTATGGAGCAGAGTCGTGGCAACAAGACTGAGGCAGCGAAGCTGTTGGATCTTGGCAGTTACCAAACCCTGACGAATTGGTTGCTCAAGTACCAGCCCAAAAAAGCTGGCACGGATGGTGCATAA